Genomic DNA from Thermobifida alba:
AGCGACCAGGCCAGTTGGCCGTAGCCCACGTCGACCGCGATGACGTGCGCTGCGCCGCGGCGCAGCAGCACGTCGGTGAACCCTCCCGTGGAGGCGCCCGCGTCCAGACAGCGCCGTCCCGTGACGCCGACGTCGAAGGCGTCGAGCGCGCCGACCAGTTTGTGGGCGCCCCGGGACACGTAGACCGGCTCGTCGTCGGTCTGCACCACCACGATCGCCTGGTCGGCGCCGACCTGGGTGGCGGCCTTGGTGGCGGGGTTCCCCGCGACGCGGACCCGTCCCGCGTCGATGAGTTCGGCCGCGTGCGCCCGTGAGCGCGCGTGGCCGCGCCGGACCAGTTCGGCGTCCAGTCGGCTGCGTCTGGCCATGGTCTGGTGTCCGTTCTCCTTCGCCGTCGCGGTTGTCGCGCCTTCCCCACCGTACGTCCGCGGCGCACGGCCGGCGGCACGCGGGCCGGGTCAGCGGGCGGTCGCCGGGCCGGGGGCGTCGAGGACGGAGAGCACCGCGGACAGTTCCCGGTGCACCGTCTCGAACACGGCGACGTGCTCGTGGGTGGGGAGTCCGTCGAGGGACTCCAGGCGGGACCGCACCCCTTCGGTGGTGCGCTCGGCGAGCGCCTCTTCCTCGGTCACGACTTGCTCCCGTTCCGGGCGGAGCCGCGGCGCGTCGCGGCTCGCTTGGCCTGGGTCTTGGTGGAGCGGGTCCGGCCGCTCTTGGCCTTGCCGCCGCGGGCGGCCGTCCTGGCCGCGGTCTCCTCGTCGTTCTCGGCGGCCTCCCGGGGCTGCGGCTCCTCGGCCGGGGCCTCCTGCGTTCCGGTCTCCTGGGCGGCGGGCTGCTGCGCGGGCGTCTTGTCGGACGTCTCCCCTCCGGCGGCTCCGGCGGAGGCGGGTGCCCCGTCCGGCTGCGCCGTCTCCGCCGCGCGGTCCGCCTCCGCGGCGTCCGGGACGGCCGGCTCCGGGGCGGCGGCCGCACTGCGTGCCGCGTCCTCCGCCCCGGTCTCGGCCGCGGCCCGGCGCCGCTGGACCGCGGTCACGGCGGCCAGCCGCCGCTCCAGTTCCGCGACCCGGCGGGCCAAGCGGTCGTAGTCGTCCCGGGGGACCAGGTCGAGGCGGTCCAGCACGCGCGCGACCTCCTCCTCGACCAGTCGGCCGAGTGCGGCGCGGTTGTTCTGGCTGGTCTCGATCAGCTCGGTGGCCAACGCCTGGATGCTGGGCCCCACCCGGGTTCCGAGCAGCGGCGGCTCCCCGCTTCCCGTTCCGCTCCCGCCCGTGTCGGCGGAGCGCGCCGCGGCGGCGGCACGCTCGTCGCCGTCCCGGATCAGGACCTTGGCCGCCGCGACCGCACGCTTCCGGGTGAGTTCGGTGAGGCCGCTGGCGGCTTCCAGATAGGCGCGTACCACGTCGACGACCATAAGAACGTGCTCCTCGAAAGAATTCGGATGTGCCGGCGGCGGTGCCCGCTTCGGGAATACCCGGTGAAAAAACTACCCCTATCCACGCCCTCGCGGAGCTGGGTCGCCCACCCCTGCCTTTCTGTCCGACTTGTCACAGATGCGATGTGACTCCCCCGTGTCACTCGCTGAGGCATTATGAGAGCTATGGCCAACCTTGAAGAATGCCGCTCCGCCATCGGGCTGGTGTCCGAGCGGATCACCCAGCTCGACGAGGCCCAGCGGCGCGCGCACATCGTGGAGCGGACGATCAGCCTGACCGTCAGCGACCTGGAGACCGTCTTCGCGATGCGGCTGACCCCCCAGGGCCTGGTCGACGTCACCGACGCGCCCCTGTCCACCGCGGACGGCCGGGCCCAGGTACGCATCACCATCGCCAGCGACGACCTCGTGGCGTTGGCCAACGACCGGCTGGACTACGCCAAGGCCCTGCTGACCGGCCGTGTCAGGGTCAAGGCGAGCCTCGGCGACATGGCGCGGCTGCGCAAGCTGCTGTGACCGCCGCGTCCGCCCGATCAGGGCGCCCCTTCCCGGGTATCGTTCTGGAATGTCGGACTCCGCAGCAGACGTCCTCTGCCTCCGCCCGTTCCGCGGGCTGCGCTACGCGTCCCCCGACTCCCGCCCCCTCTTCGAGGTTTCCGACCTGAACCTGGCGCTCGCCCTGGCTCCCCCCTACGACGTGGTGAGCGCCGATGCCGTCACCGACCTGGTCCGGGCTGAACCGCGCAACGCCGTCCGGCTGACCCTGCCGCCGACCGCCGCCCCGCGCAGCGGGCTGTGCGGCCCCGGCCGGTATGCGCGGGCCGCGCACACCCTGCGCCGCTGGATCGCCGACGGGGTCCTCGTCCACGACCCCGAACCCGCGCTGTACGTGTACGAGCAGACCGCCTCCGGCGGCAGCCGCCAACGCGGCCTCATCGGCGCACTGCGGCTCCCGCCGCCCCGGGGGCGGGCGGTACGC
This window encodes:
- a CDS encoding SCP2 sterol-binding domain-containing protein; this translates as MANLEECRSAIGLVSERITQLDEAQRRAHIVERTISLTVSDLETVFAMRLTPQGLVDVTDAPLSTADGRAQVRITIASDDLVALANDRLDYAKALLTGRVRVKASLGDMARLRKLL